CTCCGCCGCACCGATGCGCGCCCAAAGGTCAAGGCTGGGCTCGTCTCCCCGAACCTGGCTGCCCAGAACAATTGCCGGGGTGTTGGTTGGGGGCGTGTGGTTCGCGGCGGAAATCATCTGCACCGTTAGAATCCCCGCCCATAAAAATCCGGCAGCCAGCACACCGAACAGAATGCGTGAGCCGGTTTGGTAGGCTTTGAGGTGCCCGGTATCCTTGGCCCGGCGTTTCAGCAGCGGTGAAAATCCGCCCCATAGGAGAAAAAAGAGGCACAGGCCCATGCCAAGAAAATTTCCAACATTCCAAATGCCCACGCTGCCGGGCCACAGGTACCAAATCAGCCCGGCGGCGGGTAACAGCAAGATCAGCCTTTTCACACGGAGTACTCCTTTTATCAGGGTTTGTTTTCACTCTTAGCCTCAAAAAGCGGAAGCGGGCGGGCGTTTTCCTACACCTGACGCATTCTTTTTTTCTTTGGAGGAACGGCGAAAAACCTGGTTTTTTCTTAAGTATAACAAAAAAAGCAATAAATGAAAAGAGAACCGGGGGTAAGCGAGAGAGCAAACAGGAATAAATGCCGGAAAATCGCCGATTTGGCCGGGAAAATACGGGCAATATGGCAACCTCTTTTAAATCATGGGGAATTGACTTGATTTTTGGAAAGGGCTATAATAACAATACTATTTTATTAACCAATTGGAGGTTCATTTATGAAACGCGTGTATAACTTTTCTGCGGGTCCTTCCGTTCTGCCGGAAGCGGTTTTGCGCCGTGCGGCAGAAGAAATGTTAGATTACCAGGGCAGCGGCCAGTCCGTTATGGAGATGTCCCATCGATCTAAAATCTTTGAAGGAATCATTGAGTCCGCGGAAAGTTGTCTTCGCGAACTGATGAATATTCCGGAGAACTATAAAGTGCTGTTTTTGCAGGGTGGCGGCTGGTCGCAGTTTGCCATGGTTCCGCTGAACCTGATGG
Above is a window of Faecalispora anaeroviscerum DNA encoding:
- a CDS encoding YdcF family protein — translated: MKRLILLLPAAGLIWYLWPGSVGIWNVGNFLGMGLCLFFLLWGGFSPLLKRRAKDTGHLKAYQTGSRILFGVLAAGFLWAGILTVQMISAANHTPPTNTPAIVLGSQVRGDEPSLDLWARIGAAERYLKENPKAMCIASGGQGEGENRSEASVIREKLIERGISADRILLEDRSESTEENIRYSKELLEKNSFGSSAAIVTDEYHQLRASWLAKRQGLTPYAVSAESPRNILSAMYTRELLALTASLFF